TATTGATTTCATATACTGATGCATATTTCTCCTCTCTGTAAAGACCTTTTTCTTCTTTTGTTCTTTCTGCAGCAGTCATGGTAATGGCTTCTGCAGGACAGGCTACGGCACAAAGTCCACAGGCTGTACATCTTTCTCTGCCTTCCTCGTCTCTTTTCAGAACGTGCTGGCCTCTCCAGATGGAAGCTCTCGGTTTCTTTACTTCCGGATACGAATATACTGCGGGAGCACCTTTTATCACGGTTCTTACAGCATGCTTAAATGTAATCCCCATTCCTGTAAAGATCGCAGGAAGGTAGATTTTTTCAGCAAGGGTCATTTCTTTATTGGAAACAACTTTTGATCTGTTAGTTAATTTCATTATATAATTTGAAATTTGAAGTTTGAGATTTGAAATGTATTGAAAATTTTATCTCTCAAACCCTTAATTATTAATTATTATTTCTTTTAAATTTATTTCCGTTGTGTTCTGTCATTTTCAGATAACTGATAAATCCTGACAGTTTTTTAGACAAAGATATTGTTTGGCTTTTTAAAAAATTAAAAACTTCTTCATCTAAATAATTTCGGTCAAAAGCTCTGATCAATTGAGAACGAACTTCTCCTGCAGAACCTTTAGACATGGTAAGAAAGTTTATCAATTCTTTATTACCTTCTCTTTCAAACCCTTCGGCTATATTATCCATAATTGATGCAGATGATCTGTCAATCTGGTTTTTATCATGGTTTAGAAATTTGGGATTCAGCAAACATTCTTTTTGAATCAACTGGCAAAGACTTCTTGACTGCTGCCATATTTCCAAATCTTCAAAATTATTTATCGTTGCCATATTTGATATTTGAAATTATTACTCTTAAAATTACTAATTTAAAGTCATTTCGCTGAATCTCAAATTTCAAACATCAAATCTCAAATTTACTGGAACGCTAAAATTACAGCACCTGTAACTAATAGGTTTACTAATGCCATAGGAATAAGAGTTTTCCATCCTAAGTGCATTAACTGGTCATATCTGAATCTAGGAAGCGTCCATCTGATCCACATGAAGATCAGGATTCCGATTACTGTTTTCGTTAAGAAAGCAACAATACTTAAGATTCCTGCAGCATTTTCTCCCCAGTTCTGAGTTACCCATTCAATTCCAGGATAGTTGTAACCTCCGAAGAAAAGAACAACCATGAATGCATTGGAAATAAACATGTTCACGTATTCACCGAACATATAAAGTCCCAGTTTCATGGAAGAGTATTCTGTAGAGTATCCTGTTACCAATTCAGATTCACATTCAGGTAAATCGAAAGGGTGTCTGTTGGTTTCTGCTAAAGCAGCTACAAAGAAAACAAGGAAGGCAATCGGCTGATAGAAAATATTCCAGTTCATCCCGGAACCCCAGGGAATAATTCCCCATAATTTTCCGCCAGTCTGGCTTTCTGTAATTTCTTTTAAATCTAAACTTCCTGTCATCATAATGATAGAAAGAAGGGCTAATCCCATCGCTAATTCATAAGAAATCATCTGTGAAGAAGCACGGATAGCACCCAGTAATGAATATTTGTTATTCGAAGCCCAACCTCCGATCATGATTCCGTATACTCCGATAGAAGCCATTCCGATGATGAAAAGAACTCCCACGTCAATATTCGCAACCTGAAGATCAAAAGAAGTACCTGCAATATTTAAACTTTTACCCCAAGGAATAACCGCCCCAGTGATTAATGAAATAAACATTACTAAAGCTGGTCCCAATACGAAAAGGAATTTTTCAGCATTGGCAGGCGTAAAGTCTTCCTTAAAGAAGAATTTTCCACCGTCAGCAAGAGGCTGCAGCAATCCGAAAGGTCCTGCTCTGTTAGGACCAATTCTATCCTGCATAATAGAGGCTACTTTTCTTTCTGCCCAGGTAGAGTAGGCTGCTATTGTCAGAGACAGTAGGAAAAGCGCTAGTACAAGTATAAGTTTAAATGTTAGTAAATCCATTTTTTATTTATTTAGATATTAGATGTCAGATGCTATATATCAGATTTAAAATCTGTTGTCTGTTGTCTGAAATCTTACGTCTTAAAGATTAAAATTTATTTTTCGTCTTTTTCACTGATTTCCTTAGCCATCGGATTGTCTAAAACTCTTAGTTCATCCTTAGGTTTTTCGTAGTGGTTCAATGAAATAACAGAATGTCTGTCGATATGCCTAGGTCCTTCAAGATTCCAGTCAGACAATTCTTTTCTTTCGAAACGGCAGGTATCGCAGATGAATTCTTCTACTTCACCCCACTGGTCTTTTCTGGCTGTAACTCTTACCACTTCATCACCTTTCATCCAAACAACAGCTTTTCCTGAACACTTATCACATTTACATGAAGCATTCATTGGTTTTGTAAACCATACTCTGCTTGCAAAACGGGCTGTTCTGTCTGTTAATGCTCCAACAGGACATACGTCAATAACGTTTCCGATGAAGTCATTATCCAAAGCTTTATTTAAATAGGTTGAAATTTCAGCATGATCTCCTCTGAAAAGAATTCCATGTTCTCTGGAATCGGTAAGCTGATTAGCGGTAAGAACGCATCTTGCACAAAGAATGCAACGGTTCATATTCAATTTGATGTTCGGACCAAGATCGTCAGCTTCGTAAGTATTTCTTTCGAATTCAGTTCTCGTGTTCTCTACACCGTGCTCATATCCTAAATCCTGAAGGTGGCATTCTCCGGCCTGGTCGCAGATAGGGCAATCCAGCGGGTGGTTTACCAATAGAAATTCGGTTACCGCTTTTCTTCCTTCCTGAGCCTTTTCGGAGGTAAGGTTTTTAACCTCCATTCCGTCCATTACATTGGTTCTGCAGCTGGCAACCAATTTAGGCATTGGGCGCGGATCTGCTTCAGATCCTTTAGAAACTTCCACAAGGCAGGTTCTGCATCTTCCTCCACTGGTTTCCAATTTGCTGTAGTAGCACATTGCAGGAGGTACAGATTTTCCGCCGATTTGTCTTGCAGCTTCCAGAATAGAAGTTCCAGGCAGTACTTCGGTGGTCTGTCCGTCTATCGTTATTTTGAATTTTTTAACCTCTTCGCTCATATTCTATGCTTTTCGCTTATGCTTTTAGGGCGTTAAGCTCTATTTTAATTATACTTCTTCGTGTTAAATGTATATCCTACTCCCGCAAGAACCTGTCCGAAAACAAAGTCCTGTCTTGCTTTATCAGGTTTATTATTTAATGTAGTTTTAATATCCCACATATTAATATATCCTGCTTTGGCTTCTGCTCTGATCATCCAGTTTTTCCAGAAAACCAGGTTAAGACTGGATCTTAAATCGGCTCCCATACCTGCAACGTGAAAACGGTCACTTCTTTCATTTCCAAAAAGCTTTATATTACTTTTCGGGAACATCACTCCGAGCCCGGCTCCGTAAGACCATACCAGATCTATATTTTTCTTATGAATAAGGTTTTTATATTTTTCTAAACCTAAATTCTCATAATTAAGTCCATCTGTATGTTCAAAGGTAAGAAACTGAGAGTCTGATAAGTCCACTTGTCCGTTCTGTACCATTCCTGCATATTTGGGATCTGAAATAGTTCCTGAAAAATCAACCGTCTGGTTCTGTTTCATTACATATTTCATGTGGTCTATTCCTAAAACAAGAGCCAGATCATCTTTTATAAAATATCCGAGTCTGAAATTATACTGGGTTACAGTAAACCAGCTTGGATCAATATAAACGATTCCGAACTTGGTAGGTTTATCCCTTGCCTGCACATTATTCAGCTGAAAATCATAACCGTTTCCTGAAAAATGGATGTCAGAATTACTGAAAGCTCCTCTGTTCCAACCGTAGAAAACGAATACCTGACCTTTTTTGCTCAAAGGTAAAGGCTTTTCTTTCTTTTCAGCTTTATATGGAGTTACCTCCAATTTATATTCTTTGTCTAATGTATCTTTTTTAATTTGCCCAAAAGCAAAGCCCGACATCATTAAGCCGACAACTAATAACTTCTTCATTTCTTTAGCTATGCATTTTTTTCAACAGCCGGGATAGGATCTGCATAATGTGCTAATCCATAGTTTTGTGTCTGAGCCAATTCAGGGTTTTTCACATGCCATTCAAATTCGTCTCTGAAGTGACGGATTGCCGCTGCAACCGGCCATGCTGCTGCATCACCTAACGGACATATCGTATTTCCTTCAATTTTTCTCTGGATATCCCAAAGAAGGTCAATGTCTTCCATTTTTCCTTCTCCTTTTTCTATCTTCTTCAGAATTTTGTGCATCCATCCTGTTCCTTCACGACACGGCGTACACTGTCCACAGCTTTCGTGATGATAAAATCTCGCTAACGTCATGGTATGTTCTACCACACACTGGTCTTCATCTAAAACAATAAAACCTCCTGAACCCATCATGGTTCCGGTAGCGAAACCACCGTCTGCCAATGACTCGTAGTTCATGTATCTTGGTTCTCCGTTTACCGTTCTCAGTAATAAGTTTGCCGGAACAATCGGAACGGAACTTCCTCCCGGGATACAGGCTTTTAATCTTTTCCCGTCTTTAATTCCGCCACAGTATTCATCAGAGTAAATGAACTCTTCTACGGTGATCGTCATATCAATTTCATACACTCCCGGTTTGTTGATATTTCCACAGGCAGAAATCAATTTTGTCCCTGTAGATCTTCCTACTCCGATTTTAGCGTATTCAGCACCTGTAATATCAATAATAGGAACGATAGCTGCAATAGATTCTACGTTGTTCACTACCGTTGGTCTTTCCCAAAGTCCCTTTACAGCCGGGAAAGGAGGTTTCAGTCTTGGATTTCCTCTTTTTCCTTCAAGGGATTCAAGCAATGCGGTTTCTTCACCACAGATGTAAGCTCCTCCTCCTCTCTGAACGTAGATTTCAAGATCGAATCCTGTTCCTAAAATATTTTTACCTAAGAATCCTGCTGCTTTGGCTTCTTCAATCGCTTCTTCTAAAATATCAGGAATCCATGAATATTCCCCACGGATGTAGATATAAGAAACGTTTGAGCCTAAACAGTAAGATGAAATAAGCATTCCTTCAATCAAAAGGTGAGGAAGGAATTCCATCAAATATCTGTCCTTGAATGTTCCGGGCTCAGATTCATCTGCGTTCACCACAAGGTGTCTTGGAACGCCTTCTGGTTTTGCCAGAAAGCTCCATTTCATTCCTGTTGGGAACCCGGCTCCACCACGTCCTCTCAATCCTGAAGTTTTTACTTCTTCAAGAATTTCATCAGGAGTCATTTTCAAGGCCTTTTCAGCTGCTGTGTACCCTCCCTGCTTACGGTAAGTTTCAAAGTAGCGGATGCCTTCTATATGTGCGTCTTTAAGTAAAAGTTTTTTACTCATTGTTATTTGCTTATTGCAATTGGCTTTTGGCTTCTTGCATTAATTATTATTAAACGTTAAGTGAATAATTTAAAATCTAAAAATTAGAATTTAAAATTTCTATTAGTCTAAAGCAATCTGTCCCTGTCTGCAAAGATCAAGGATTTCGTCTACTTTTTCTATCGTTAAATTTTCATGAAAGAATTTTCCAAGCTGCAGCATTGGTGCATATCCGCATGCTCCAAGACATTCTGCCGGTTTCAGGGTGAACATCCCGTCTTCAGTAGTTTCACCGTCTTTGATGTTCAGTTTGGTTCTGATATGGTCCAGAATTTTTTCGCTTCCACATACCATGCAAGGTCCTGTACGGCATACTTCCAATACATATTTTCCTACCGGTTTCATGTTGAACATCGTATAGAAAGTAGCCACTTCATATACTTCAATCGGCTTGATACTTAGTAATCCGGCAACATAATCCATTACAGGAACGTCCAGCCATCCTCCGAATTCTTTCTGTGCTAAATGCAGAACAGGAAGAAGAGCAGATTTTTGTCTTCCTTCAGGATATCTTGCGATAATTTTGTGTACCTGTGCTAAACTTTCCGGTTTAAAAGCTATTGTTTCGCTCATTTTTTATCTAAGATTTCAGATGTCAGATTTCAGACATCAGATTTTAAATTTATATGTAAAGCTAAGTGTCTAGCATCTGAAAATCAGATATCTGACATCTTATTTTTTATGCGTCTAATTCTCCCGCAATAATATTCATACTACACATCGTTACAATGGCATCTGAAATTACAGAGCCAGTAATCATTTCAGGATATGCCTGATAGTAGATAAAACAAGGTCTTCTGAAGTGAAGTCGGTAAGGGCTTCTTCCTCCGTCACTCACTAAATAGAAACCTAACTCTCCGTTTCCACCTTCTACAGCATGGTAAACTTCTCCTTTTGGTACATCTGTTTCTCCCATGACAATTTTGAAGTGGTAGATCAGTGCTTCCATTTTCTGATATACATCTGCCTTTTCAGGAAGATAGAAGTCCGGAACGTCTGCGTGGAACGGACCTTCCGGAAGGTTTTCGTATGCTTGTTTGATAATTTTAAGGGATTCCCAGATTTCCTGCTGACGAACCATGAAACGGTCGTAAGTATCTCCTGAAGTTCCTACAGGAATAATGAAGTCGAAATCTTCGTAGGAAGAATAAGGCTGTGCAACTCTTACATCGTAGTCTACACCTGCTGCACGTAGGTTAGGACCTGTGAATCCGTAGCTTAATGCTCTTTCTGCAGAGATCGCTCCGGCACCAATCGTTCTGTCCATAAAAATTCTGTTTCTTTCTAATAAAGTACAGAATTCTTTAAATCTTGGCGGGAAGGTTTTTAAGAAGTCTTGTAATAACTCATGGAATTTCGGGGTGAAATCTCTTTCAAAACCTCCAATTCTTCCCATATTGGTGGTCATTCTGGCACCGCAGATCTGTTCGTACATATCGTAGATACGCTCTCTTTCGATGAACATATAGGTAAGACCTGTGATGGCTCCTGAATCCATTCCGGTTACCCCGTTACAGATCAGGTGGTCGCCGATTCTTGCAAGCTCCATCAGAATAACACGCATATAGTCTACACGTTTAGGAACTTTTATACCGATCAGCTTTTCTACTGTCATATGCCATCCTAAGTTGTTAATAGGGGCAGAACAGTAATTCATACGGTCAGTAAGGGTAGTGATCTGAGAATAATTTCTTCTTTCGGAAATTTTTTCAAAGGCTCTGTGGATGTATCCTACGGTTTGTTCTGCGTGAAGGATTCTTTCACCATCCATGGTAAGGATATTCTGAAAGATCCCGTGAGTAGCAGGGTGGGTAGGTCCTAAATTGAGGGTATACAGCTGCCCGTCAATCTGTTCCTTACTTTCGTACTGGTTGAGTATATTAGATAATGAGTTATCTTTCATAATTTAAATGCTTTAGGCTATAGGCTTTAGGCTTTAAGCTTACCGCTTATTGCTTACTGCTTATTGCATTATTTTTATCTTCCGAACATACTGTCATTCTTATCCGTTCTGGTTCCGTCTTCAAGGCGGTATTCCTTCAGCATCGGATGGTATCCTAGATCTTCCATATTCAGGATTGGTCTCAGGTCAGGATGTCCTTTAAATTTAATTCCGTAGAAATCGTAAGTTTCTCTTTCCATCCAATTGGCTCCGGCATACAGCTCTACCAATGAATCTACTTCAATATTTTCTCTTGACATGAAAATTTTCAGACGAAGCCTGAAATTGGTCATCATATTCTGAAGATGATACACCACGCCAATCTCTTTTTCAGGAAATTCAGGATAGTGGATTCCACAGATATCGGTAAGGAATTTTATTTCTAATGATGAATCTCTCAGGTAATGAACGATTTTTTTGATGTCTTCTTTCTTTACTTCAATCGTCAACATTTCATAAGGTTCTGAACTTGAAATTACAGACTCCGGAAATTCTCTAGTGATTGCTTCTAATACAAATTCGTTTGTCATTTCCGTTTAGTTGCTTATGTTGTAAGAATCCAATAATTTCTGATATTCTGGCATATCTCTTCTTCTGATGCTTTCGCTTTCAGCAAGAGCCTGTACCTGCATTACCCCTTCAATGATCTGCTCCGGTCTTGGAGGACACCCCGGAACATATACGTCTACCGGAATAATCTTATCGATTCCCTGAAGTACAGAGTAACTGTCAAAAATACCGCCGCTGGAAGCACAGGCTCCAACTGCTACCACCCATTTCGGCTCTGCCATCTGAGTGTAAACTTCTTTTAGGACAGGTCCTAATTTTTTCGATATAGTTCCACAAACCATCAGCATGTCTGCCTGTCTTGGTGAGAAAGAGTTTCTTTCCATACCAAATCTTGAAGCATCATATGTTGGGTTCAGGGTAGCCATAAACTCGATACCACAACAAGAGGTTGCAAAAGGTAACGGCCAAAGAGAAAACTTTCTTGCCATCCCGATTACACTGCTCAGTTTCGTTGCGAAAAACCCTTCTCCTTCAAATCCTTCCGGAGCAGGTGCATCTGTTCTTATTACTGGTTTTTTATCTGACATTTCTTTTAATTTTAGATTTTGAATTATAGATTTTAGATTAAACTTCTGGGAGTCAATAATCCAAAACTCAAAATTTATAATTCATAATTTTTTTTTATTTATCCCAATCCAATGCGCCACGCTTCCAGACATAGAAAAATGCCATGAAGAAAATTGCTACGAAGGTAAGTACGGCCAGGAATCCTTCTAATCCAAATTCTCTGAAATTAACCGCATATGGGTAAA
This region of Chryseobacterium vaccae genomic DNA includes:
- a CDS encoding NuoI/complex I 23 kDa subunit family protein, which encodes MKLTNRSKVVSNKEMTLAEKIYLPAIFTGMGITFKHAVRTVIKGAPAVYSYPEVKKPRASIWRGQHVLKRDEEGRERCTACGLCAVACPAEAITMTAAERTKEEKGLYREEKYASVYEINMLRCIFCGMCEEACPKSAIYLTDRLVDVETNRGSFIYGKDKLVEKINERIDITTRQSEKQKNAVK
- a CDS encoding four helix bundle protein, which gives rise to MATINNFEDLEIWQQSRSLCQLIQKECLLNPKFLNHDKNQIDRSSASIMDNIAEGFEREGNKELINFLTMSKGSAGEVRSQLIRAFDRNYLDEEVFNFLKSQTISLSKKLSGFISYLKMTEHNGNKFKRNNN
- the nuoH gene encoding NADH-quinone oxidoreductase subunit NuoH, translated to MDLLTFKLILVLALFLLSLTIAAYSTWAERKVASIMQDRIGPNRAGPFGLLQPLADGGKFFFKEDFTPANAEKFLFVLGPALVMFISLITGAVIPWGKSLNIAGTSFDLQVANIDVGVLFIIGMASIGVYGIMIGGWASNNKYSLLGAIRASSQMISYELAMGLALLSIIMMTGSLDLKEITESQTGGKLWGIIPWGSGMNWNIFYQPIAFLVFFVAALAETNRHPFDLPECESELVTGYSTEYSSMKLGLYMFGEYVNMFISNAFMVVLFFGGYNYPGIEWVTQNWGENAAGILSIVAFLTKTVIGILIFMWIRWTLPRFRYDQLMHLGWKTLIPMALVNLLVTGAVILAFQ
- a CDS encoding 2Fe-2S iron-sulfur cluster-binding protein, which encodes MSEEVKKFKITIDGQTTEVLPGTSILEAARQIGGKSVPPAMCYYSKLETSGGRCRTCLVEVSKGSEADPRPMPKLVASCRTNVMDGMEVKNLTSEKAQEGRKAVTEFLLVNHPLDCPICDQAGECHLQDLGYEHGVENTRTEFERNTYEADDLGPNIKLNMNRCILCARCVLTANQLTDSREHGILFRGDHAEISTYLNKALDNDFIGNVIDVCPVGALTDRTARFASRVWFTKPMNASCKCDKCSGKAVVWMKGDEVVRVTARKDQWGEVEEFICDTCRFERKELSDWNLEGPRHIDRHSVISLNHYEKPKDELRVLDNPMAKEISEKDEK
- the nuoF gene encoding NADH-quinone oxidoreductase subunit NuoF, yielding MSKKLLLKDAHIEGIRYFETYRKQGGYTAAEKALKMTPDEILEEVKTSGLRGRGGAGFPTGMKWSFLAKPEGVPRHLVVNADESEPGTFKDRYLMEFLPHLLIEGMLISSYCLGSNVSYIYIRGEYSWIPDILEEAIEEAKAAGFLGKNILGTGFDLEIYVQRGGGAYICGEETALLESLEGKRGNPRLKPPFPAVKGLWERPTVVNNVESIAAIVPIIDITGAEYAKIGVGRSTGTKLISACGNINKPGVYEIDMTITVEEFIYSDEYCGGIKDGKRLKACIPGGSSVPIVPANLLLRTVNGEPRYMNYESLADGGFATGTMMGSGGFIVLDEDQCVVEHTMTLARFYHHESCGQCTPCREGTGWMHKILKKIEKGEGKMEDIDLLWDIQRKIEGNTICPLGDAAAWPVAAAIRHFRDEFEWHVKNPELAQTQNYGLAHYADPIPAVEKNA
- a CDS encoding NADH-quinone oxidoreductase subunit NuoE family protein, which encodes MSETIAFKPESLAQVHKIIARYPEGRQKSALLPVLHLAQKEFGGWLDVPVMDYVAGLLSIKPIEVYEVATFYTMFNMKPVGKYVLEVCRTGPCMVCGSEKILDHIRTKLNIKDGETTEDGMFTLKPAECLGACGYAPMLQLGKFFHENLTIEKVDEILDLCRQGQIALD
- the nuoD gene encoding NADH dehydrogenase (quinone) subunit D; this encodes MKDNSLSNILNQYESKEQIDGQLYTLNLGPTHPATHGIFQNILTMDGERILHAEQTVGYIHRAFEKISERRNYSQITTLTDRMNYCSAPINNLGWHMTVEKLIGIKVPKRVDYMRVILMELARIGDHLICNGVTGMDSGAITGLTYMFIERERIYDMYEQICGARMTTNMGRIGGFERDFTPKFHELLQDFLKTFPPRFKEFCTLLERNRIFMDRTIGAGAISAERALSYGFTGPNLRAAGVDYDVRVAQPYSSYEDFDFIIPVGTSGDTYDRFMVRQQEIWESLKIIKQAYENLPEGPFHADVPDFYLPEKADVYQKMEALIYHFKIVMGETDVPKGEVYHAVEGGNGELGFYLVSDGGRSPYRLHFRRPCFIYYQAYPEMITGSVISDAIVTMCSMNIIAGELDA
- a CDS encoding NADH-quinone oxidoreductase subunit C, producing the protein MTNEFVLEAITREFPESVISSSEPYEMLTIEVKKEDIKKIVHYLRDSSLEIKFLTDICGIHYPEFPEKEIGVVYHLQNMMTNFRLRLKIFMSRENIEVDSLVELYAGANWMERETYDFYGIKFKGHPDLRPILNMEDLGYHPMLKEYRLEDGTRTDKNDSMFGR
- a CDS encoding NADH-quinone oxidoreductase subunit B; its protein translation is MSDKKPVIRTDAPAPEGFEGEGFFATKLSSVIGMARKFSLWPLPFATSCCGIEFMATLNPTYDASRFGMERNSFSPRQADMLMVCGTISKKLGPVLKEVYTQMAEPKWVVAVGACASSGGIFDSYSVLQGIDKIIPVDVYVPGCPPRPEQIIEGVMQVQALAESESIRRRDMPEYQKLLDSYNISN